A single region of the Pseudomonas mandelii genome encodes:
- a CDS encoding HPF/RaiA family ribosome-associated protein — protein sequence MQIQVNSDNHIQSSIRLEEWVRTTIESTLERYEEDLTRVEVHLRDENGDKPGPHDMRCQLEARPKGHQPISVTHKADTLEQAIDGAAEKLEHALEHLFGKLRGKPRAALVPFERPTADALLEDEFLENEQAAQNG from the coding sequence ATGCAAATCCAAGTCAACAGTGATAACCATATTCAAAGCAGCATCCGACTGGAGGAGTGGGTACGTACTACCATTGAGAGCACGCTCGAACGTTATGAAGAGGACCTGACACGCGTCGAGGTCCATCTGCGGGACGAGAATGGCGACAAGCCAGGTCCCCATGACATGCGCTGCCAACTGGAAGCGCGGCCAAAAGGCCACCAACCGATTTCTGTCACTCATAAAGCCGACACCCTGGAGCAAGCAATCGACGGTGCGGCGGAAAAACTCGAACATGCGCTTGAGCATCTGTTCGGCAAACTGCGGGGCAAACCACGTGCCGCTTTGGTGCCGTTCGAAAGACCCACTGCCGATGCGCTGCTGGAAGATGAATTTCTCGAGAACGAACAGGCTGCGCAAAACGGCTGA